In Gavia stellata isolate bGavSte3 chromosome 38, bGavSte3.hap2, whole genome shotgun sequence, the DNA window GGAGGCCTTCGTGGACGAGCGGCTGCGGTTCCTGCTGACGGCGCGGCCCACCGCCGTCAACCTGGGCCGCGAGGCCGAGCGGCTGCGCGCCTTCGTGCGCCAGCGGGCCCAGAGCCCCGGCGTCACCGCGCAGGGCCTGCGGGAGAGGTAcgggggacagggacgggggcccgggggcggatctggggtgtggggggggatgctggggtgcCCGGGGGGATTTGGGGTGTGGGGAGAGGTAGGGGAGGATAttggggtccccgggggggatttggggtgtCGGGAGAGGTAGGGGAGGATAttggggtccccgggggggatttggggtgtggggagaggtaggggaggatgctggggtgcccaggggggatttggggtgtggggagaggtaggggaggatgctggggtgcccaggggggatttggggtgtGGGGAGAGGTAGGGGAGGATAttggggtccccgggggggatttggggtgcgGGGAGAGGTAGGGGAGGATATTGGGGTCCCCAGAGAGGATTTGGAGAGGGGGGAGAGGTAGGGGAGGATgctggggtccctgggggggatttggggtgtGGGGAGAGGTAGGGGAGGATGCTGGGGTCCCCCGGGGAGGATTTGGGCTCCCTGGGGGAGGATTTGGGGTGTCAGGGGGAGGTCGGGTGCCCAGGTTCTCCCCCCCAGCATCATCGAGCACATCGAGGGGCTGCTGGAGAAGGACCGGGAGGACAACCGGAGCATCGGGGCGCACGGGGCCCGGCACATCCTCCAGCGCGTCCCCGAGGGCGGCGTCACCCTCCTCACCCACTGCAACACCGGCACCCTGGCCACCGCCGGCTACGGCACCGCCCTGGGTAGGCACCGGGGAGGCGTGGGGGGGAACCGGGGGACCCTCGGGGCGAGCGCCGGGCCCTGACGTCCCCCCCGTGCCGTGTCCCCAGGCATCGTGCGGGCGCTGCACGCGCAGGGCCGGCTGGCGCGGGTGTTCTGCACCGAGACCCGGCCCTACAACCAGGGCGGCCGGCTGACGGCCTTCGAGCTGCTGCATGACCGCGTCCCCGCCACCCTCATCGCCGacagcgccgccgccgccgccatgcgGGACCGCGGCGTCCAGGGTCAGGAGGGACGGGGACGCGGCGGGAaaggggtgggatggggatgggatggggtgggagaggggtgggatggggacgttttggggtgggagagggacaagatggggcaggagggagacgGACGAGATGGCGGAGGCGCGGGGCAGGGCCGAGGTGGGGCGAGTGCGCCGGGGAGCCGCTGACTCGCGCTCTGTCCCCAGCCGTGGTGGTGGGAGCCGACCGGGTGGCGGCCAACGGGGACACGGCCAACAAGATCGGCACCTACCAGCTGGCGGTGGCGGCGCGGCACCACGGCGTCCCCTTCTACGTGGCGgcccccagctcctcctgcgaCCCGGCCCTGCCCAGCGGCACCGACATCCCCATCGAGGAGCGGCCGGCCCAGGAGCTCACCCACTGCCAGGGCCTGCGCCTGGCCGCCGCGGGTGGGTGTCGcgtgtccccccgccccgggggcagCGGCAGGTCCGGGGGTGTCCCGTAGGGTGGGGGTGACCCCATGGTCCCCGTGGTCCCCGTGCCGCTGGGGTGCTGACGGCCCCGGCGGGTGTGTCCCCTATGGGGTGGGGgtgtccccgtgccccccaggGTGCTCACAGCCCCGAGGGGGTCCCATATAGGGCACAGAGTCCCATATGGGGCAGGGGGGTCTCATATGGAGGGGGTAGGTCCTATATAGGACAGGGGGCTCCCGTATGGGATGGGGGGTGTCCTATATGAGACAGGGGTGTCCCCTATGGGGtgggggtgtccctgtgcccccccaggGTGCTCACAGCCCCAGGGGGGTCCCATACAGGGTGGGTAGGTCCTGTATAGGGTAGGGGGTTCCCATATGGAGTGTGGGGAGTGTCATATAGGACACCTCTACCCCATATAAGACAAGGGGGTCCCATATAGGTCAGAGAGGCCCGTATGGGGCTGGGGATcccctgtggggcagggaggtcCCGTATAAGGCAGAGGATCCCATATAGGACAGGGGGGTCTCATATGGAGTGGGTAGGTCCTATATGGGACAGGGGGCTCCCATATGGAGTGGGGGGTCCCGTATGGGATAGGGGGGTCCTGTATAAGACAGGGGTGTCCCCCATGGGGTGGGGGTGTCCCCTATGGGGtgggggtgtccctgtgccccccagggtGCTCACAGCCCCAGGGGGGTCCCGTGTAGGGTGGGTAGGTCCTGTATAGGGCAGGGTGCTCCCATACGGAGTGGGGGGTCTCATATGGGGCAGAGGGGTCCTATGTAAGACAGGGGGAGTCCCATATGGGGCAGGGGATCCCGTATAGGGCGGGTAGGTCCTAtatggggcaggggggtcccATCCCTGATGGGGGGTGCCCGGCAGGGCTGGTCTGaccctgtgtgtccccccccccatctcCAGGTATCGACGTGTGGAACCCGGCCTTTGACGTCACGCCCCATGACCTCATCACGGGGGGCATCGTCACCGAGTGGGGGGTCTTCGCCCCCGGGGAGCTGCGCCAGGCGCTGGCGGAGCGGGGCGCCGCGGGGGGGCAGTAACGGCCTTTTCCGAGGGAACGCTTCCGCCTCGCTGTATCCCGCCGACCCTTGCGCCGCGCCACGCCCCTCTCCCCCAAGCCCCGCCCGTCGCAGCCtccagccccgccccgccgtaTCCCGGCGTGCCCCGCGCGCGCGGGACCCCGGAAGCGCAGCGGCGGCGATCATGGCCCAGGGCAGGCCCAAGGCGGCGGCCAAgcggcccgggcgggcggcggcggcggcggggaccccggcccggggggcgcgggggccgcGGAAGGGAGGTgaggggcggccgggcccgggggggcggcggggggagcccggggggctgcggggagaccttggcggtggggggggggggcggcccggcccggccccccccgcccacCGCTGCCCCCCCCAGGCCGGACCATCGCCCCCAAGAAGCTCCGTGTGatccagcagcagaagctgaagaaggtgaggggggtcgggggggggcGGATGGGGGGGTCCGGCCCAGGGGGGGCCCGGCCGAGCCCCCCCCCGCCTGACGCGCCCCCCGCAGCGCCTGGAGGTGGGCATCCGGATGAAGATCGAGCGGGAGGCGGTGCAGCGGGCGGGCGTCGGCCTCCCCAAGAAGTTGGCGGTGGtcgccgcgcccccccccgccgcccccccgaAGGGCAAAGCCAAGAAGGGGCGGGGCTGagcgccccccaccccccccgcggCGCCGGGAGCTGTCACGAGCGCGGCCGTTCTCAGCCTTCGCTGGAATTGTCTAATAAAAGGGATTTGGGGGagtcgtgtcccccccccactGCTGGTGTCCCCGGGATgaggggggtcccgggggggcgGCACCGCGCGCGTGGAAGGAGCCGGGACCGGGGGGGTGTCCCGGGGGGGTGTcccgggctgggcagggggggGGCGCCGGGATCGCCGGGGGGGCACGGGGGAGTCGAGATGTCTGGGAGGGGGGCACGacggcgggggcggggccggggggggtgtCTCCGGTGTCGCCCGGGGGGGTCGGGTCCGGTCCCGCCCCGTTACGCCGCCGCTCTTTCGGCGCCCGCAGAACTTTTATGAATGGGATCCCGAGGCCACGCCCCCTCCCGCGGGCACCGGCTCCCCGCCCGCTCTCCTCGCTGATTGGTGCGCTGCGCCGTGACTGGCAGCTGGCTGCGGCCTCGCGGCTGATTGACAGCGGGAggagcggcgggggcggggagTGCGCTGGGATTGGCTCACGCTCCCGAAGGGCCTTAAAGGCGCCGCGTCCCgttgggaggggacgggggacGGGACACGTGGGCAAGCACCCCCAGTCTGGGTGGGGCCTCTTTGGGCGTGGCCGGCGGGTAAGCCCCGCCCCCTCCGGCTaagccccgccccgccgctgaCATCAGGGAAATTCCCTGAAATCGGGCGCGTTTCACAAAGCGCCGCGGGGTTATTTTGGgaaacaaacagggaaaaaagggacgttcgggggcgggcggggcccgGACGCCTGGATTCCCCCTGCCAGGGCCCCATGTGGGGCGCGGGGGCCTGGGTCCCCCCACGGAGGCCCCATGTGGGGCCCAGAGTCCTGTGTCCCCCCACGGAGGCCCCATGTGGGGCTCAGGGGCCTGTGTCCCCCCTGCCAGGGCCTTATGTGGGGCCCAGAGGCCTGTGTCCCCCCACGGAGGCCCCATGTGGGGCCCGGGGGCCTGTGTCCCCCCACGGAGGCCTCATGTGGGGCTCAGGGGCCTGTGTCCCCCCACAGAGGCCTCATGTGGGGCCCCGGGGCCTGTGTCCCCCCACGGAGGCCTCGTGTGGGGCTCAGGGGCCTGTGTCCCCCCACGGAGGCCTCATGTGGGGCCCCGGGGCCTGTGTCCCCCCACGGAGGCCTCGTGTGGGGCTCAGGGGCCTGTGTCCCCCCTGCCAGGGCCTTATGTGGGGCCCAGAGGCCTGTGTCCCCCCACGGAGGCCCCATGTGGGGCTCAGGGGCCTGTGTCCCCCCACGGAGGCCTCGTGTGGGCCCCGGTGCCTGGGTCCTCGTCCTGCTGGGGCGtgtctgccccccccccccccgttcccgctcccccccccgTGACTCATCCCGTAATCCCCTAATTGCCGGTGACGCCCCGACTCGCCGCGGTGCCGGGGGGAGGCCGGAGCCTCCCTGCGCCCGCGGCgccggcgctgccggggctcGCCCGGGCCtgggcgggggccgggggggccccgtGGGCTGCGGATggtcccggcccccccaccGTGCCGTGGGTCCCAACCGCTCCCTCCCCggtccctccctccccatggGGAACCGGCCCCCCCGccgggggggacccaggtgtcgggctcccccccttctccccgctttttggggacccccccggggttTCGGGGTGTCCGCAGTGTGGAAGAACCTGCGGGTCCCGGTGAGCTCGGCCATGCACGCGGGACCCGGGCAGGGCTCCACCACggtgggggggggtcccggagTTcagggggtcctggggggcgttggggggggtcccagggggtgttggggaccccggggggggTTCGGGGACCCCGGGGGCCGCCGGCGCGCGGGGCCAGACTCCTGTTCCTGCTGAACTGAGCCAGTTTAACCAAAGCAACTGCATATCAGCTCAGTAGGCACGGGAGGCAGCGCCCagggggtccggggggggtcCTGGCGTCCTCGGGGGGGGGTCCGGCATCcggggggacccaggcgtccggggcggggggggacgacCCAGGCGTCCGGCCGGGAGGGCGCCGGGGAGCGGAACTTAGCCACTGTGAACACGACGCGGCTGCCAACTCTGTTCACAGGTGGGCTAAgccctgccccacggccccgcggccccccgagcccccccacaatacccaccccccccacccgcGGCCCCCCCACAAACCCCCACCCACCCGCAGCCCCGTCCCGGCGGCTCCGGCGTCCTGGCTGCGGGGGCTGGCGCCCGTTGGAAATCCCTGGCAATGTGATTTTGGGCGAGACGGTAAAAAATCGCATCGCCAGGAACCCCGGCGGGCACCAGCgggtggggggccggggggggagcCCCCGGCGGGGCCAGCGATGGTCCCACGGCACGGCCGCGGCCGTCGGTGTCGGGTCGGGGCCGGATCCGGAGCCGTGTCCCacctggggagaggagggcgCAGTCAGCGGTGGGTCCCTGCGgccccccggggtgggggggcacccgCGTCCGGCCGGGGGCCGCCAGCTCCCGGCGCCGGGTCGAGCCGGGTCAGCGCTCCCCTCCCGCGGTAAAAATAGCCCCGGCAGGATCCGGCGGCGAAGGGGAGCGCGGCCAGGAGGGCCGGGTGCCGCCGTGCCGGGGGGGGCACCGCCCCGGAGGAGTCGGCGCGGGTGCGAGCGCACGAGGGCTGAGTCATGGCGCGGGACGGGACGTGCACGTGCCAGCGCCGGACGGTGCCACGGGGGGGAACACGTGAGAGCCcccggggacggggcggggTGGCGTGTGAGCCGGGACCCTCGTGCAAGGCAGGGTGGCACCGAGGCCGGACGCTGCCGCGCTCCTGCCTGCAGGCCCCAGCACACGGCAGCGGCTCCCGACTGCGGCGACGTCCCCGGCGCTGGGGACCAGCCCGGCGGCTCAcggcccggctcggcccggGGATCAGGCACCGGCAGCGTAGCCCCAACCACGTGCTGCACCCAGAGCCGGTGGCACCGCAGCTCCCCTGGCAAACACCAAAATGCACCGCGGCCGAGCCTGGGTGTGAAAACGTGTCCCCGGCTGCCACCACGTGCCAGCGGCGTCCCCACGGCAGGGGCAGGATGGGCGCTCGGTGAGCGCCAGATCCCTCCCAGCCCGGGCCCTGCCGTGGCGAGACCATGTGGCACCGGCTGAGCCCTGGCGAAGCCCCCGGTGGGGAGGGGATGCGCCGCGGCCGGTGCTGCCCTGTCACCGAGCGGGATGGACCCCATCGCCCCCACGTCCCCCAGCGCCATCGGCTGCGGCAGCCACCGGCCCCGGCGGTGTCACCGCGTCCCCCTCGACCGTCGGCCGACGCCGGGACCCCCAGGCCTCCCAGTCCTCCTGGAACGTGGCCAggggggagctgtggggcagaCGTGGGGCGGCAGTGGGGCACGGTGTCCCTAGCTGGGCAGGGGACGCGGGTGTTGGGGCACTGGCGAcgccggcggcggcagccggggaGTTCCTGGAAGAAGCGTGTAATGGGGCCGGGGCTCTTCGGCCGCCATGTGGGAGCCGGCGAGGCCCCGCCTGGCCGTGACATCACCGTTGCCACAGCAACGGGCGCACTTCAAAGGGAATCGGGTGGAAAGGGCCCAAAAAAATCGGGATAAACAGCGACCGACGGCGGCGGCATAAACAAAATGTCTGGTGccgccgggggggccgggccggcgggcgCGTgcccgggcgggggcggggggccgcCCGGACGCCTGGGTTCCCGCCTGGTGGCCACGGCACTGCCAACACCTCGGTGCCAACGGGGCGGCCACGGGCAGCGCCGCGGCAAGACCAGGCCCCGACTTGACCGAAGCGGAGCCAAACCGCCGGGGCCGGGCACGGCGGCGGCATGGCGGGCACAGCCCCATGCCGGATGGCAGAGGATCCGCGGCGGTGCCAGCTCGCGTTTGCGTCGGCCACCCGGAGTTTTGCCGCCTCCCGAGCGCGGCACGAGGGTGCGGGGATCGGCCCCGCGCAGTGGCGTGACCCTGGTTTCGGGGGTCCCTGGTGCCCGAGGCCTCTTCCCAGGCGGGCGCCGCCGGCTGGGCCGGGCTCTCTGCCCGCGCGGCGCCAGGGCGTTGCCGGCTCGGCAGCCCCGACCGGCTCACGTGGGCCCCGGCGGGCACCGAGCGGGGGCGGCCGCCTGGACGCCTGGGTTCCCCGccagcaggggctggggggggtggcggCACCCCCGCCAAAATCACCACCTTTCTGCCTGAAAACGGGGGGCGGGAAAAGCCGGCGTCACCGCGCTGCACCTCCCCGACGCCTGCGGCCAGCACGGCGGGATGCGGCCGCCGTGGGACAGAGCCGCTCCCGTCCCCCCCTGCgccctggctctgctgtggggcCCGGACGCCGGGGTCCGTGGGCGTCGGGGGGTCGAGGGCCAGGACGGAATCGGGGGGGAAGCGAGGCCCAGGGGTGCCGGCGTGGTTCCCGGCGTCGTCTGGGCCAaggcgggggcgggggccgAGGAGGAGCGAGGAAGGGGCCGCCCCGTCCGCGCCCGTCGGCACACGCAGCGCCGGGGGGAAAGGATGAATCACGCTCCTcggcggcgcccgccccggcgcaccctcccgcggcccccgcccgcctGCAGCACCGCGCCCGGGGGGTCCTGGTCCCCCGAAACCCccacccgccccggccccccatGCCGGCCCCCGAGCGGGCGGTGGCGTTGGCAGCCTCGATGCCCGCGGCCGTGCCGCCACCACGCCCCGACGCACCACCGGGACCCCCCGGCCCCACAGGGCCCCGCTCTCGGCTCCGGCGGGAACCGGACGgccgcagcccctgcccgccATCCCCACGACACGGCCTGGCACGGGCCTGGTGCGGTTTGGCACTGCTCGGCACGCGGTGAGCGAGGCCGGCCAGGCCCCGACCCTTCTCCCGCCGCCCCAGAGGGACGGCAACTTTCCTCCGGGGTCTCCCGCCGTGCCGGGGCCGGCCGAGCGCCGGCCAGCGGCCGTACTCACCGGGAgcgccggcggccgcggccccgctgGGGtcccccggggcggcggcgggcgggcggccggggaGCGCGAAGGCTCCCAAAGTCACTGACTTTTACTCCAAGAAGGGAAATCCTTTTTAAAACCTTCGCTCCGCCCCGGGAGCGCGGCgaggccgcggcggcggcgagaGGAGGGGCCTGGGCCCCGGCGCCCGGCTCCCGCACCCTTTCGAGGCCGCCGGGCCCCAGCCGCTGTGGGCGCGCGGTGCCGCACCGTCTGCGGGAATGGTGACGGTGAGGGGACAGCCAGCGGAGTGGCGCGACCCCATGGCGAGGGCGACGCGTGCCCCATGGCGAAGGGGCTCAGTGCCCCATGGCGCAAGAGCTGTGAGCGCCCCATGGCAAGGGAGCTGGATGCCCCATGGCGAGGGTGACGCGTGCCCCATGGCGAGGGAGCTCAGTGCCCCATGGCGTGAGAGCTGTGTGCCCCTCATGGCAAGGGGGCCAGATGCCCCATGGCGAGGGCGACACGTGCCCCACAGCGAGGGGGCTCAGTGCTCCACGGCGTGAGAGCTGTGTGTGCCCCACGGCGAGGGCGACGTGTGCCCCATGGCAAGGTTGCTGGGCACTCTGT includes these proteins:
- the MRI1 gene encoding methylthioribose-1-phosphate isomerase codes for the protein MSLEAIQYRRGSLSILNQLLLPEQLRYEPVDGVERAWEAIRAMEVRGAPAIALVGCLSLALELEAGAGPAGDVAALEAFVDERLRFLLTARPTAVNLGREAERLRAFVRQRAQSPGVTAQGLRESIIEHIEGLLEKDREDNRSIGAHGARHILQRVPEGGVTLLTHCNTGTLATAGYGTALGIVRALHAQGRLARVFCTETRPYNQGGRLTAFELLHDRVPATLIADSAAAAAMRDRGVQAVVVGADRVAANGDTANKIGTYQLAVAARHHGVPFYVAAPSSSCDPALPSGTDIPIEERPAQELTHCQGLRLAAAGIDVWNPAFDVTPHDLITGGIVTEWGVFAPGELRQALAERGAAGGQ
- the C38H19orf53 gene encoding leydig cell tumor 10 kDa protein homolog produces the protein MAQGRPKAAAKRPGRAAAAAGTPARGARGPRKGGRTIAPKKLRVIQQQKLKKRLEVGIRMKIEREAVQRAGVGLPKKLAVVAAPPPAAPPKGKAKKGRG